One Massilia sp. 9096 genomic window carries:
- a CDS encoding DNA recombination protein RmuC translates to MSTLEFILLAIGLLAVIALQVMLLARTRAGARTESRGDEAAQLAFERLERELRHEMQASAQATRQELSANLAQHHAAAAQQLDTMRQQMHLHAAGGREEQARSLKRMADSVNASLATLTESNAQRMLEVRATLESKIRDLQADNGKRLEEMRQTVDEKLHATLETRLSESFRQVSDRLEKVHQGLGEMQQLAVGVGDLKRVLTNVKTRGTWGEVQLEMLLEQVLTVDQYGKNVETVRGSNARVEFAIKLPGVVDGGPPLWLPIDAKFPKEQYERLLEAADAGDADGVARAGAELERAVRGEARTICEKYVSPPQTTDFAILFLPTEGLYAEVMRRPGLADDLQRTLRVTIAGPSTLSALLNSLQMGFRTLALEKRSSEVWQVLGAVKTEFGKFGDVLAQTKLTLERAAKNIESAEVRSRQMARKLKSVEALPSEAAALMLGASGLDSEE, encoded by the coding sequence ATGTCCACCCTCGAATTCATCCTGCTCGCAATCGGCCTGCTGGCCGTCATCGCACTGCAAGTCATGCTGCTCGCGCGTACGCGTGCGGGCGCGCGCACGGAAAGCCGCGGCGACGAAGCTGCCCAGCTCGCTTTCGAGCGCCTCGAGCGCGAGCTGCGCCACGAGATGCAGGCCAGCGCCCAGGCTACGCGCCAGGAGCTGTCAGCCAACCTGGCGCAACACCATGCGGCCGCGGCCCAGCAGCTCGACACCATGCGCCAGCAGATGCACTTGCACGCGGCCGGCGGGCGCGAGGAGCAGGCGCGCAGCCTGAAGCGCATGGCCGATTCGGTCAACGCCTCGCTGGCGACGCTGACCGAATCGAATGCCCAGCGCATGCTCGAAGTGCGCGCCACGCTGGAATCCAAGATCCGCGACCTGCAGGCGGATAACGGCAAGCGCCTGGAAGAGATGCGCCAGACCGTCGACGAGAAGCTGCACGCGACGCTGGAGACGCGCCTGAGCGAATCGTTCCGCCAGGTGTCGGACCGGCTGGAAAAGGTGCACCAGGGCCTGGGCGAAATGCAGCAGCTGGCGGTCGGCGTGGGCGACCTGAAGCGCGTGCTGACCAACGTCAAGACGCGCGGGACCTGGGGCGAGGTGCAGTTGGAAATGCTGCTCGAGCAGGTGCTGACCGTCGACCAGTACGGCAAGAACGTCGAGACCGTGCGTGGTTCGAACGCGCGCGTGGAATTCGCGATCAAGCTGCCGGGCGTGGTCGACGGCGGGCCGCCGCTGTGGCTGCCGATCGACGCCAAGTTCCCCAAGGAGCAGTACGAGCGCCTGCTGGAAGCGGCCGACGCTGGCGATGCCGACGGGGTCGCGCGCGCGGGTGCGGAGCTCGAACGCGCGGTGCGCGGCGAAGCCAGGACCATCTGCGAAAAATACGTGTCGCCGCCGCAGACCACGGATTTCGCGATCCTGTTCCTGCCGACCGAAGGCCTGTACGCCGAAGTGATGCGCCGTCCGGGCCTGGCCGACGATTTGCAGCGCACGCTGCGGGTGACGATCGCCGGACCGTCGACGTTGTCGGCCTTGCTCAACAGCCTGCAGATGGGTTTCCGCACGCTGGCGCTGGAAAAGCGTTCGTCCGAAGTGTGGCAGGTGCTGGGCGCGGTCAAGACCGAGTTTGGCAAGTTCGGCGATGTGCTGGCCCAGACCAAGCTGACGCTGGAGCGCGCCGCCAAGAACATCGAAAGCGCCGAGGTGCGCAGCCGCCAGATGGCGCGCAAACTGAAATCGGTCGAGGCCTTGCCGAGCGAGGCGGCCGCGCTGATGCTCGGCGCGTCCGGCCTCGACAGTGAGGAATGA
- the chrA gene encoding chromate efflux transporter, with product MPDPTAADLPTPPASAPASAPEPGPESVPFSAALRYWFKLGFISFGGPAGQIALMHAELVERRRWISDGRFLHALNYCMLLPGPEATQLAVYIGWLLHRTAGGIAAGVLFILPSLLILAALSWVYLVFGQLPAVAGALAGVKPAVVALVLAAAWRIGSRTLRNPALAAIALAAFVGIALLRLPFPAIMLGAAVAGSIGGRVRAHWFQPGGGAHGAARPGAGPALIDDDTPTPPHARFAWPRLAAVALAGCALVLAGWGLLAAAWGVDGTLPRMAWFFTKTALLSFGGAYAVLPYVVQGAVDHYGWLNAGQMIDGLALGETTPGPLIMVNAFVGFVGGWNGAPFGPHARALAGACAAAVATVFTFLPSFVFILAGGPLVESTRGNVRMTAPLTAISAAVVGVIASLAVFFGGHVFLADGRPQWSAIAIGAAATLSLLRWRVGPVKLILACGIAGLVLTLRNV from the coding sequence ATGCCGGACCCGACCGCTGCCGATCTGCCCACGCCGCCCGCCTCGGCGCCTGCATCGGCGCCCGAACCGGGACCCGAATCCGTGCCATTCAGCGCCGCCCTGCGCTACTGGTTCAAGCTCGGCTTCATCAGCTTCGGCGGCCCGGCCGGCCAGATCGCGCTGATGCATGCCGAGCTGGTCGAGCGGCGGCGCTGGATTTCCGACGGGCGGTTCCTGCATGCCCTCAACTATTGCATGCTGCTGCCCGGCCCCGAGGCGACGCAGCTGGCGGTCTACATCGGCTGGCTGCTGCACCGTACGGCCGGCGGGATTGCCGCCGGGGTGCTGTTCATCCTGCCTTCGCTGCTGATCCTGGCCGCGCTGTCCTGGGTCTACCTGGTGTTCGGGCAGCTGCCGGCCGTGGCGGGCGCGCTGGCCGGGGTCAAGCCGGCGGTGGTGGCGCTGGTGCTGGCGGCGGCCTGGCGCATCGGCAGCCGCACGCTCAGGAACCCGGCGCTGGCCGCGATCGCGCTGGCCGCCTTCGTCGGGATCGCGCTGCTGCGCCTGCCGTTTCCCGCCATCATGCTGGGTGCGGCGGTGGCCGGGAGCATCGGCGGACGGGTGCGTGCGCACTGGTTCCAGCCTGGCGGCGGTGCGCACGGCGCCGCCAGGCCAGGCGCCGGGCCCGCGCTGATCGATGACGACACGCCGACGCCGCCGCACGCCCGCTTCGCCTGGCCGCGCCTGGCGGCGGTGGCGCTGGCCGGGTGCGCCCTGGTGCTGGCCGGCTGGGGCTTGCTGGCCGCGGCATGGGGCGTGGACGGCACGCTGCCGCGCATGGCCTGGTTCTTCACCAAGACCGCGCTGCTGAGCTTCGGCGGCGCCTATGCGGTGCTGCCCTACGTCGTGCAGGGCGCGGTCGACCACTACGGCTGGCTCAACGCCGGCCAGATGATCGACGGGCTGGCGCTGGGCGAGACCACGCCCGGCCCGCTGATCATGGTGAACGCTTTCGTCGGCTTCGTGGGCGGCTGGAACGGCGCACCGTTCGGCCCGCACGCGCGTGCGCTCGCGGGCGCGTGCGCGGCGGCGGTGGCGACCGTGTTCACCTTCCTGCCCTCCTTCGTATTCATCCTGGCCGGCGGTCCGCTGGTAGAGTCCACGCGCGGCAACGTCCGCATGACGGCGCCGCTCACCGCGATCTCGGCGGCAGTCGTCGGCGTGATCGCCAGCCTGGCCGTGTTTTTCGGCGGCCACGTATTCCTGGCCGACGGACGGCCGCAGTGGAGCGCGATCGCGATCGGCGCGGCCGCCACGCTGTCCCTGCTGCGCTGGCGCGTCGGCCCGGTGAAATTGATCCTCGCCTGTGGTATCGCCGGCCTCGTGCTAACCTTACGGAATGTCTGA
- a CDS encoding ABC transporter permease produces MLIQSLRMTARDWRAGELRFLLVALVVAVSALTAVGFFVDRMKSGLNRDAHQLLGADLLINADQPLPQAWRIEAQRRGLLLADTVTFPSMAQAGAGDDSQAQLASVKAVSPGYPLRGQLRVTDNPDDASEAAGQLTRDTPAPGTVWVDVNLLPPLRIAVGGSIQLGDKSFKVARLIASEPDRGASFSNFAPRVMLAMADLKATGLADGYARVTYRMQVAARSPNDLAPVNDYERWVRARIAADNVRGVRIETLDNGRPEMRSTLDRAERFLALVSLLSAMLAAVAVAMAARRFMQRHLDACAMLRCLGMTQNEVGLLFLIEFALVGLAGSLLGVLVGFVAHFVLLALIANLIPGTPPPASILPALQGVVTGMLLLVGFALPPVLQLRNVPHNRVIRRESAAPRPAALATYGLGTLVFVGLLLWQAGDVRLALLTAGGFLGGLAAFALIGWLALRALRGLRGAVSHQGWRFALTSLQRRPGATVVQIVSLSLGLMALLVLTVVRGDLMNAWRLSTPPDAPNRFIINIQPEQRDGVARSITQAGVRDLVLYPMIRGRLIAVNGNAVTADTYRDERARGLAEREFNISSTLALPEQNEVVAGRWYQDAPGVAEASVEQGLARTLHLKLGDTMRFDMGGQVVQAKVTSLRKLEWGSMHANFFVIINPAAMRDAPTTYMTAFHLPAKGIGLANTLTRTYPNLTVVDVSGIIRQLQDVLDQVVTAVEFLFVFTLASGVLVLYAALMGSQAERTREAGLLRALGATRGQLATAQRIEFALVGGLSGLLAASGAAALGWALAEYQFKFPWHFDPLVWTVGLVAGAVCALIGGWFGLRGVLRKPPLQTLREAT; encoded by the coding sequence ATGCTCATTCAATCCCTGCGCATGACCGCGCGCGACTGGCGCGCCGGCGAATTGCGCTTCCTCCTGGTGGCCCTCGTGGTCGCGGTATCGGCCCTGACTGCGGTCGGATTTTTCGTCGACCGCATGAAAAGCGGCCTGAACCGCGACGCCCACCAGCTGCTCGGCGCCGACCTGCTGATCAACGCCGACCAGCCGCTGCCGCAAGCCTGGCGCATCGAAGCGCAACGGCGCGGCCTGCTGCTGGCCGACACCGTCACCTTTCCCAGCATGGCCCAGGCCGGCGCGGGCGACGATTCGCAGGCGCAGCTGGCGTCGGTCAAGGCGGTGTCGCCGGGCTATCCGTTGCGCGGCCAGCTGCGCGTCACCGACAACCCCGACGACGCCAGCGAGGCCGCCGGCCAGCTGACGCGCGACACCCCGGCGCCGGGCACGGTCTGGGTCGACGTCAACCTGCTGCCGCCCCTGCGAATCGCGGTCGGCGGCAGCATCCAGCTGGGCGACAAGAGTTTCAAGGTCGCACGTCTGATCGCCTCCGAGCCCGACCGCGGCGCCTCGTTCTCGAACTTCGCGCCGCGCGTGATGCTCGCCATGGCGGACCTGAAAGCGACCGGCCTGGCCGATGGCTATGCGCGCGTGACCTACCGCATGCAGGTCGCGGCGCGCTCGCCCAACGACCTGGCGCCGGTCAACGATTACGAACGCTGGGTGCGCGCGCGCATCGCCGCCGACAACGTGCGCGGCGTGCGCATCGAGACGCTCGACAACGGCCGCCCGGAAATGCGCTCCACACTCGACCGCGCGGAGCGTTTCCTGGCCCTGGTCAGCCTGCTGTCGGCGATGCTGGCGGCGGTCGCGGTGGCGATGGCGGCGCGCCGCTTCATGCAGCGCCACCTGGACGCCTGCGCGATGCTGCGCTGCCTCGGCATGACCCAGAACGAAGTCGGCCTGCTGTTCCTGATCGAGTTCGCGCTGGTCGGGCTGGCCGGCAGCCTGCTGGGCGTGCTGGTCGGCTTCGTCGCCCATTTCGTGCTGCTGGCGCTGATCGCCAACCTGATCCCGGGCACGCCGCCGCCGGCCTCGATCCTGCCGGCGCTGCAGGGCGTGGTGACCGGCATGCTGTTGCTGGTCGGCTTCGCGCTGCCGCCGGTCCTGCAACTGCGCAACGTGCCGCACAACCGCGTGATCCGGCGCGAGTCGGCGGCGCCGCGTCCCGCCGCGCTCGCCACCTATGGTCTGGGCACGCTGGTGTTCGTCGGCCTGCTGCTGTGGCAGGCAGGCGACGTGCGCCTGGCGCTGCTGACCGCCGGCGGCTTCCTCGGCGGGCTGGCCGCTTTTGCCCTGATCGGCTGGCTCGCATTGCGCGCCTTGCGCGGCCTGCGCGGCGCGGTCAGCCACCAGGGCTGGCGTTTCGCGCTGACCTCGCTGCAGCGCCGCCCCGGCGCCACCGTGGTGCAGATCGTCTCGCTGTCGCTCGGCCTGATGGCGCTGCTGGTGCTGACGGTCGTGCGCGGCGACCTGATGAACGCGTGGCGCCTGTCCACGCCGCCCGACGCCCCGAACCGCTTCATCATCAACATCCAGCCCGAGCAGCGCGACGGCGTGGCCAGGAGCATCACCCAGGCCGGCGTGCGCGACCTCGTGCTGTACCCGATGATCCGCGGACGCCTGATTGCCGTGAACGGCAACGCCGTCACCGCCGACACCTACCGCGACGAGCGCGCGCGCGGCCTGGCCGAGCGCGAATTCAATATCTCCAGCACGCTCGCGCTGCCGGAACAGAACGAAGTCGTGGCCGGCCGCTGGTACCAGGATGCGCCCGGCGTGGCCGAAGCCTCGGTCGAGCAGGGGCTGGCGCGTACGCTGCACCTGAAGCTCGGCGACACGATGCGCTTCGACATGGGCGGGCAGGTCGTGCAAGCGAAGGTGACCAGCCTGCGCAAGCTGGAGTGGGGCTCGATGCACGCCAACTTCTTCGTCATCATCAACCCGGCGGCGATGCGCGACGCGCCCACCACCTACATGACCGCCTTCCACCTGCCGGCCAAGGGCATCGGCCTGGCCAACACGCTCACGCGCACCTACCCGAACCTGACCGTGGTCGACGTCAGCGGTATCATCCGCCAGCTGCAGGACGTGCTCGACCAGGTCGTGACGGCGGTCGAGTTCCTGTTCGTGTTCACACTGGCGTCGGGCGTGCTGGTGTTGTACGCCGCGCTGATGGGATCGCAGGCCGAGCGCACCCGCGAAGCCGGCCTGTTGCGCGCGCTGGGCGCCACGCGCGGCCAGCTGGCTACGGCCCAGCGCATCGAGTTCGCGCTGGTGGGCGGCCTGTCCGGGCTGCTCGCGGCGTCGGGCGCGGCGGCGCTCGGCTGGGCGCTGGCCGAGTACCAGTTCAAGTTCCCATGGCATTTCGATCCGCTGGTGTGGACCGTCGGCCTGGTCGCCGGGGCCGTGTGCGCACTGATCGGCGGCTGGTTCGGCTTGCGTGGCGTGCTGCGCAAACCGCCGCTGCAAACGCTGCGCGAGGCGACCTGA
- a CDS encoding patatin-like phospholipase family protein, which produces MSIIKKINLGLQGGGAYGAFAWGALDRLLQDERLELEAISAASAGSINAVVLADGFAHGGGHAGARASLAKFWNTLGAGAMFSPMHPSPFDYLAGRGSVETSPGYLLLQLACATLSPMQMNPLNINPLSMLLATLVDFERVRASGLELFLSATNVRTGTGRIFQRDELTVQHVMASACLPQVFAPVMVDGEAWWDGSFVGNPALGPLVDPGLARDILIIQNNPVARRELPLSMNDVNNRVNEIAFNISLVREISALHHMNTVVDEVDPGQVRQQSMRLHLISGAEHLRELSISSKFNTEWRFIQHLHEVGYQAAGRWLEENFQHVGVASTLDPSHFYATVPPDIASL; this is translated from the coding sequence ATGAGTATCATCAAGAAGATCAACCTCGGCCTGCAAGGCGGTGGTGCCTACGGCGCCTTCGCCTGGGGCGCGCTTGACCGTCTGCTGCAGGACGAACGCCTGGAACTCGAAGCGATCAGTGCCGCCAGCGCCGGCAGCATCAACGCGGTCGTGCTGGCCGACGGCTTTGCCCATGGCGGCGGCCACGCGGGCGCGCGCGCGAGCCTGGCCAAGTTCTGGAACACGCTCGGCGCCGGCGCCATGTTCAGCCCGATGCACCCGTCGCCGTTCGACTACCTGGCCGGACGCGGCAGCGTCGAGACCTCGCCCGGCTACCTGCTGCTGCAGCTGGCCTGCGCAACCCTGTCGCCGATGCAGATGAATCCGCTCAACATCAATCCGCTGAGCATGCTGCTGGCCACGCTGGTCGACTTCGAGCGCGTGCGCGCCAGCGGGCTGGAGCTGTTCCTGTCCGCCACCAACGTACGCACCGGCACCGGACGGATATTCCAGCGCGACGAGCTGACAGTCCAGCACGTGATGGCGTCGGCTTGCCTGCCGCAGGTGTTCGCGCCGGTGATGGTCGACGGCGAAGCCTGGTGGGACGGCAGTTTCGTCGGCAATCCGGCGCTCGGGCCGCTGGTCGACCCGGGCCTGGCGCGCGACATCCTGATCATCCAGAACAACCCGGTGGCGCGGCGCGAGTTGCCGCTCTCTATGAACGACGTCAACAACCGGGTCAACGAGATCGCCTTCAACATCAGCCTGGTGCGCGAGATCAGCGCGCTGCATCACATGAACACGGTGGTCGACGAGGTCGACCCGGGCCAGGTGCGCCAGCAATCGATGCGCCTGCACCTGATCAGCGGGGCCGAGCACCTGCGCGAACTGAGCATCTCGAGCAAGTTCAATACCGAATGGCGCTTCATCCAGCACCTGCACGAGGTCGGCTACCAGGCCGCCGGGCGCTGGCTGGAAGAAAACTTCCAGCACGTCGGGGTCGCCTCGACGCTGGACCCGTCGCACTTCTACGCTACTGTTCCACCAGACATCGCCTCGTTGTAA
- a CDS encoding adenosine deaminase, whose amino-acid sequence MLEEQLRNALQAMPKAELHIHIEGSLEPELIFELAQRNSVSLAYPTVEALRQAYAFSDLQSFLDIYYAGASVLLTAQDFYDMTAAYLRRAHADNVRHAEIFFDPQTHTARGVPFATVIDGIWRACRDAPISASLILCFLRHLSEEEAIATLEEAEPFRDKFVGVGLDSSELGHPPEKFARVFARARELGLHLVAHAGEEGPPSYIESALDILNVERIDHGVRCLDDPALVERLVRERMPLTVCPLSNIKLRVFDVMGSHNLRRLLDAGLAVTVNSDDPAYFGGYVNDNYLAAFEALPLELRHARQLAHNSFAAAFLEDEQKRAYRAEVDAFFDKLY is encoded by the coding sequence ATGTTGGAAGAACAACTACGCAACGCGCTGCAGGCGATGCCAAAAGCAGAATTGCACATCCATATCGAAGGCTCGCTCGAGCCCGAACTGATATTTGAGCTTGCACAAAGGAATAGCGTTTCACTCGCTTACCCGACGGTCGAAGCGTTGCGTCAAGCGTACGCTTTCAGCGATCTGCAATCATTCCTCGACATTTATTATGCGGGTGCCAGTGTTTTACTGACCGCGCAGGACTTCTACGACATGACCGCGGCCTACCTGCGCCGCGCCCACGCCGATAATGTGCGCCACGCCGAAATCTTTTTCGATCCGCAGACCCATACCGCGCGCGGCGTGCCGTTCGCGACCGTGATCGACGGCATCTGGCGCGCCTGCCGGGATGCGCCGATCAGCGCCAGCCTGATCCTGTGCTTCCTGCGCCACCTGTCCGAGGAAGAGGCGATCGCCACGCTCGAGGAAGCCGAGCCGTTCCGCGACAAGTTCGTCGGCGTCGGCCTCGATTCGTCCGAACTGGGCCACCCGCCGGAAAAGTTCGCGCGCGTGTTCGCGCGGGCGCGCGAGCTCGGCCTGCACCTGGTCGCGCACGCGGGCGAGGAGGGGCCCCCGAGCTATATCGAGAGCGCGCTCGATATATTGAACGTGGAGCGCATCGACCACGGCGTGCGCTGCCTGGACGATCCGGCGCTGGTCGAGCGCCTGGTGCGCGAGCGCATGCCGCTGACCGTGTGCCCGCTGTCGAACATCAAGCTGCGCGTATTCGACGTGATGGGCAGCCACAACCTGCGCCGCCTGCTCGATGCCGGCCTGGCCGTGACCGTCAATTCGGACGATCCGGCCTATTTCGGCGGCTACGTCAACGACAATTACCTGGCCGCGTTCGAAGCCCTGCCGCTGGAACTGCGCCACGCGCGTCAACTGGCCCATAACAGTTTTGCCGCTGCCTTCCTTGAGGACGAGCAGAAGCGCGCCTATCGTGCCGAGGTCGACGCCTTCTTCGACAAGCTATACTGA
- a CDS encoding group II truncated hemoglobin, with the protein MTESTATQHTGDAQDQQQEQERTLYDVIGGEARLRELVDRFYDLMQLEKDFAGIHAMHPVPNDGSRDKLFMFLSGWMGGPNLFIERYGHPMLRARHLPYAIGTSERDQWLRCMAQALEDMGYDYDLRLRLMTSFYQTADWMRNRPH; encoded by the coding sequence ATGACCGAATCCACAGCAACCCAACACACCGGCGACGCGCAAGACCAGCAGCAAGAGCAGGAGCGCACCCTTTACGACGTCATCGGCGGCGAAGCCCGCCTGCGCGAACTGGTCGACCGCTTCTACGACCTGATGCAACTCGAGAAGGACTTCGCCGGCATCCACGCCATGCATCCGGTACCCAACGATGGCTCGCGGGACAAGCTGTTCATGTTCCTGTCCGGCTGGATGGGCGGCCCCAACCTGTTCATCGAGCGCTACGGCCATCCGATGCTGCGCGCCCGCCACCTGCCGTACGCCATCGGCACGAGCGAGCGCGACCAGTGGCTGCGCTGCATGGCGCAAGCGCTGGAAGACATGGGCTATGACTACGACTTGCGCCTGCGACTGATGACCTCGTTCTACCAGACCGCCGACTGGATGCGTAATCGCCCCCACTGA
- the glp gene encoding gephyrin-like molybdotransferase Glp produces the protein MNKESISGLLLAGGRGTRMGHVDKGLQPFGGSTMAAAVLARLQPQVATLAINANQNLERYATFGVPVWPDDTPGFLGPLAGLETGLRRGTTPYLLTAPCDSPFLPPDLAERLLDGLERRDADLAVAVTEENGVRQPHPVFCLLKTSLLPVLSAYLAGGGRRMDGWYGQIKVAEVLFEDADAFRNINTLDELQRLDTAASSTHAPRLADVVSCLSAYDPDALPVRDAQRVIREFVQPIRSTEQVALRAALGRVLAHDITSPIDVPAHDNSAMDGYALRGADLVQDGDTRLRVAGTAFAGRAFEGVPQAGECVRIMTGAVIPQGCDSVVPQEFVREIDEDGQRSIVMAPGTLRAGDNRRLAGEDLKRGSAALRKGKVIRPADLGLLASLGVAEVPVQRRLRVAFFSTGDELRSIGQPLDEGCVYDSNRYTIHGMLQRLGVDLIDMGVVRDDPQALEDALREACENADAIITSGGVSVGAADYTRTIMARLGDVSFWKIGMRPGRPLAFGRIGSNGRSAFLFGLPGNPVAVMVSFYFFAREALLRMMGAEAPLELVKARSTATIRKKPGRTEYQRAVLTRGADGMPAVAITGAQGSGILRSMSEANCMVVLHDEQGTVQAGDMVDVLLFEGLV, from the coding sequence ATGAACAAGGAATCGATCAGCGGCCTGCTCCTCGCGGGCGGGCGCGGCACGCGCATGGGCCACGTCGACAAGGGTTTGCAGCCGTTCGGCGGCTCGACCATGGCGGCGGCCGTGCTGGCGCGCCTGCAGCCGCAGGTGGCCACGCTTGCCATCAACGCCAACCAGAACCTCGAGCGCTACGCCACCTTTGGCGTGCCGGTGTGGCCCGACGATACGCCCGGTTTCCTGGGACCGCTGGCGGGCCTGGAAACCGGGCTGCGCCGCGGCACCACGCCCTACCTGTTGACGGCGCCCTGCGATTCGCCCTTCCTGCCCCCTGACCTGGCCGAGCGCCTGCTGGACGGCCTGGAGAGGCGGGACGCCGACCTGGCGGTTGCCGTGACCGAGGAAAACGGCGTGCGCCAGCCGCATCCGGTGTTTTGCCTGCTGAAAACCAGTCTGCTGCCGGTCTTGTCCGCCTACCTGGCCGGCGGCGGGCGCCGCATGGATGGCTGGTATGGGCAGATCAAGGTGGCCGAGGTGCTGTTCGAGGATGCGGACGCGTTCCGCAACATCAACACGCTGGACGAACTCCAGCGCCTCGACACGGCCGCGTCTTCCACGCATGCGCCGCGCCTGGCCGACGTCGTCAGCTGCCTGTCGGCCTACGATCCGGACGCCCTGCCCGTGCGCGACGCCCAGCGCGTCATCCGCGAATTCGTCCAGCCGATCCGCAGCACCGAACAGGTGGCGCTGCGCGCCGCGCTCGGGCGCGTGCTGGCGCACGACATCACCTCGCCGATCGACGTCCCGGCGCACGACAACTCGGCGATGGACGGCTATGCGCTGCGCGGCGCCGACCTGGTTCAAGACGGCGACACGCGCCTGCGCGTGGCCGGCACCGCATTCGCCGGCCGCGCTTTCGAAGGCGTGCCGCAGGCAGGCGAATGCGTGCGCATCATGACCGGCGCCGTCATCCCGCAAGGTTGCGACAGCGTGGTGCCGCAGGAGTTCGTGCGCGAAATCGACGAAGATGGGCAACGTTCGATCGTCATGGCGCCCGGGACCCTCCGCGCCGGCGACAACCGCCGCCTGGCCGGCGAAGACCTGAAGCGCGGCAGCGCAGCCCTGCGCAAGGGCAAGGTAATCCGCCCCGCCGACCTCGGCTTGCTGGCCTCGCTCGGCGTGGCCGAGGTGCCGGTGCAGCGGCGCCTGCGCGTCGCCTTCTTCTCGACCGGCGACGAGCTGCGCTCGATCGGCCAGCCGCTCGACGAAGGCTGCGTCTACGACAGCAACCGCTACACGATCCACGGCATGCTGCAGCGCCTGGGCGTCGACCTGATCGACATGGGCGTGGTGCGCGACGACCCGCAGGCGCTGGAAGACGCGCTGCGCGAGGCGTGCGAGAACGCCGACGCCATCATCACCTCGGGCGGCGTCTCGGTCGGCGCGGCCGACTACACGCGCACGATCATGGCGCGCCTGGGCGACGTCAGTTTCTGGAAGATCGGCATGCGGCCGGGCCGCCCGCTGGCTTTTGGACGGATTGGCTCGAACGGCCGCAGCGCTTTCCTGTTCGGCCTGCCGGGCAACCCGGTCGCGGTGATGGTCTCGTTCTACTTTTTCGCGCGCGAGGCGCTGCTGCGCATGATGGGCGCCGAGGCGCCGCTCGAGCTGGTCAAGGCGCGCTCGACGGCCACGATCCGCAAGAAGCCGGGCCGCACCGAATACCAGCGCGCCGTGCTGACGCGCGGGGCCGACGGCATGCCGGCCGTGGCGATCACCGGCGCCCAGGGCTCGGGCATCCTGCGCTCGATGTCGGAGGCGAACTGCATGGTGGTGCTGCACGACGAGCAAGGCACGGTGCAGGCGGGGGACATGGTCGACGTGCTGCTGTTCGAAGGCCTGGTCTAG
- the moaA gene encoding GTP 3',8-cyclase MoaA — translation MSEKIILLSDVRAPALTAPAALEAPTGLLADALGRPLHDLRISVTDRCNFRCVYCMPKEVFDKDYAYLPHSSLLSFEEITRVAKLFIAHGVEKIRLTGGEPLLRKNLEGLVTQLRALDTPSGRPLDLTLTTNGSLLARKARALRDAGLDRVTVSLDAIDNDVFRRMNDVDFAVSDVLNGLDAAHAAGLGPIKVNMVVKGGTNDGQILPMARHFKGSPFILRFIEYMDVGGSNGWNMDEVVPSSEVVRRISAEMPLVAINPNYTGETASRWKYADGGGEVGMISSVTQAFCQDCSRIRLSTEGKLYTCLFATQGHDLRGLLRAGGNDLELSSAIARLWRRRADRYSETRTVNTAGLSSRSESARKIEMSYIGG, via the coding sequence ATGTCTGAAAAAATCATCTTGCTGAGCGACGTGCGCGCGCCCGCGCTGACGGCTCCGGCGGCGCTCGAAGCGCCGACCGGGCTGCTGGCCGACGCCCTCGGCCGCCCGCTGCACGACTTGCGCATCTCGGTCACCGACCGCTGCAATTTCCGTTGCGTGTATTGCATGCCGAAGGAAGTCTTCGACAAGGATTACGCCTACCTGCCCCATTCCTCGCTGCTGAGCTTCGAGGAGATCACGCGCGTGGCGAAGTTGTTCATCGCCCACGGCGTCGAAAAGATCCGCCTGACCGGCGGCGAACCGCTGCTGCGCAAGAATCTGGAGGGCCTGGTGACCCAGCTGCGCGCGCTCGACACGCCCTCCGGCCGTCCGCTCGACCTGACGCTGACCACCAACGGCTCGCTGCTGGCGCGCAAGGCGCGGGCATTGAGGGATGCCGGCCTGGACCGCGTCACCGTGTCGCTCGACGCCATCGACAACGACGTGTTCCGGCGCATGAACGACGTCGACTTCGCCGTCTCCGACGTGTTGAACGGCCTGGACGCGGCCCATGCGGCCGGCCTGGGGCCGATCAAGGTCAACATGGTGGTCAAGGGCGGCACCAACGACGGCCAGATCTTGCCGATGGCGCGCCACTTCAAGGGCTCGCCGTTCATCCTGCGTTTCATCGAGTACATGGACGTGGGCGGCTCGAACGGCTGGAACATGGACGAGGTCGTGCCGTCGAGCGAAGTGGTGCGCCGGATTTCGGCCGAGATGCCGCTGGTGGCGATCAACCCGAACTACACCGGCGAGACCGCCTCGCGCTGGAAGTACGCGGATGGCGGCGGCGAAGTCGGCATGATCTCCAGCGTCACCCAGGCGTTCTGCCAGGATTGCTCGCGCATCCGCCTGTCGACCGAGGGCAAGCTCTACACCTGCCTGTTCGCCACGCAGGGCCACGACCTGCGCGGCCTGCTGCGCGCGGGCGGCAACGACCTCGAACTGTCGTCGGCCATCGCGCGCCTGTGGCGCCGGCGCGCCGACCGTTATTCCGAAACGCGCACCGTCAACACGGCAGGCCTGTCGAGCCGCTCGGAGAGCGCACGGAAAATCGAAATGTCCTATATCGGCGGCTAA